A genomic segment from Immundisolibacter sp. encodes:
- a CDS encoding SCO family protein: MRMCLPRHWALGLYRHGLAASLLAVLLPLAVAATEPGAATVVTPPRPLAGLDLIDHRDRPLNTTSLSGKWTVMFFGFTHCPDVCPTTLARLAGIQRQLPAAARDRVRFVLVSVDPMRDTSQRLAEYVGQFGQDFVGATAPLGQLGPLLRELGVSYAYTAQADDEHAAHASHGAPAYTVAHSDHLYVLDPQARFYAVFTRPDDYQVLRALSTWAGESGAGQ, translated from the coding sequence ATGAGGATGTGCCTGCCCAGGCACTGGGCGCTTGGATTATATCGTCACGGCCTGGCAGCTTCGCTGCTGGCTGTGCTGCTACCGCTGGCCGTGGCCGCGACCGAGCCGGGTGCCGCCACCGTAGTGACCCCGCCGCGGCCGCTGGCCGGCCTGGATCTGATCGACCACCGCGACCGGCCGCTGAACACCACATCGCTGTCCGGCAAATGGACGGTCATGTTCTTCGGCTTCACCCACTGTCCGGACGTATGTCCGACGACCTTGGCGCGTCTTGCCGGCATTCAGCGCCAGTTGCCGGCCGCCGCCCGCGACCGGGTGCGCTTCGTACTGGTGTCCGTGGACCCGATGCGCGACACCTCGCAGCGCCTGGCCGAGTATGTCGGCCAGTTCGGGCAGGACTTTGTGGGCGCCACCGCGCCGCTGGGCCAGCTTGGGCCATTGCTGCGCGAGCTTGGCGTGAGCTATGCGTACACCGCTCAGGCTGACGACGAGCACGCCGCGCATGCCAGCCACGGTGCGCCCGCCTACACGGTGGCGCATTCGGATCATCTGTACGTGCTCGATCCGCAGGCGCGGTTTTACGCGGTGTTCACCCGCCCGGACGATTATCAGGTACTGCGTGCGTTGAGCACCTGGGCGGGCGAGTCCGGCGCCGGCCAGTAG